Proteins from a single region of Streptococcus mitis:
- a CDS encoding type II toxin-antitoxin system RelB/DinJ family antitoxin, which yields MAITLSKQYNFKLNEATMEQARNIIKEKGMTMTDAISLFVEQIVLEQDLPIKTAEDLHREQLIEELQAQSERALREYEAGEGTSLDNMRVRYGL from the coding sequence ATGGCTATAACATTATCAAAACAATACAATTTTAAACTGAATGAAGCTACTATGGAACAAGCTCGAAATATTATCAAGGAAAAGGGAATGACAATGACAGATGCTATTTCTTTATTTGTGGAGCAAATAGTCCTGGAGCAAGATTTGCCTATTAAGACGGCCGAAGATTTACATAGAGAACAGTTGATTGAGGAATTACAAGCCCAATCTGAACGAGCCTTGAGAGAATACGAGGCAGGAGAAGGCACTTCCCTAGACAATATGAGGGTACGCTATGGCTTATAA
- a CDS encoding type II toxin-antitoxin system RelE/ParE family toxin, which produces MAYKVIASKEVEEAIDNIHDYIATVLLSPQSAKNTVAKILDSLKILEIFPEAGFDADEKIGIKINSKYPTRGKIIDQYVLLYFIDQKRNTVFLSHLFHTKSDYVTLLQKDNKKSSTD; this is translated from the coding sequence ATGGCTTATAAAGTGATTGCTTCAAAAGAGGTCGAGGAAGCTATCGACAATATACACGACTATATAGCTACGGTACTTCTATCACCTCAATCTGCCAAAAATACTGTGGCTAAAATTTTAGACAGCTTAAAAATTTTAGAAATTTTTCCTGAAGCAGGTTTTGACGCTGATGAGAAAATCGGAATAAAAATTAACAGCAAGTATCCAACACGAGGAAAAATTATTGACCAATATGTTTTGCTTTACTTCATCGATCAAAAACGAAACACTGTTTTTTTATCTCACCTATTCCACACTAAAAGTGACTATGTCACTTTGCTACAAAAAGACAATAAAAAAAGCTCAACTGATTGA